One genomic window of Vibrio rhizosphaerae includes the following:
- a CDS encoding SEL1-like repeat protein, protein MNINKKLIYKTLLTIAGVIILAAGGLMAYLVIPSGFQSRQAEGPKVLTELLKMAEESQPFNPDPYISSTYRPGDPLYEPLLYIQRHRQGKAEELLKPLVEQGNPDAMYWLAQITYDDSYYSSGPAAKLFQKSAELGNPYAALRLDSNDRECQMFMSGYCDQKWGKLGRKLLQERAEKGDKKAEYYLLQYDENSSEEVHKKLEQLVTENAKNHYYQPLMRMTIDYEKRWYYPYFDRKSQQSEEEILILSKLTKLMINNNYPPAFERALAYISIYSKDYLKKTIQRSNLLSSRYFLCTYSYPELKEHTREDILKSAACAIGDDMITENDKDRNLSLYEYSLYEKKISPLTKEEVISARKSARELIKNKQPIIYIDEMNPRVDIR, encoded by the coding sequence ATGAATATCAATAAGAAACTGATTTACAAAACACTGCTGACCATCGCTGGGGTAATTATTTTAGCGGCCGGCGGACTGATGGCCTACTTGGTGATCCCTTCCGGTTTTCAGTCCCGCCAAGCGGAAGGCCCCAAGGTGTTGACGGAACTGTTGAAAATGGCTGAAGAAAGTCAGCCATTTAACCCCGACCCGTATATCTCCAGCACTTATCGCCCAGGAGATCCACTATATGAACCATTGCTGTATATCCAAAGACATCGGCAGGGAAAAGCCGAAGAACTATTAAAGCCATTAGTCGAGCAAGGCAATCCTGATGCGATGTATTGGTTGGCTCAAATCACCTATGACGATAGCTACTACTCCAGCGGCCCGGCGGCCAAATTATTCCAGAAATCAGCCGAGCTGGGGAACCCCTATGCCGCACTCCGTTTAGATAGCAATGACCGTGAATGCCAGATGTTTATGAGCGGTTACTGTGATCAAAAGTGGGGAAAACTCGGGCGAAAACTACTGCAAGAGCGGGCAGAGAAAGGTGATAAAAAAGCGGAATACTATCTCCTTCAGTATGATGAAAACAGCTCAGAAGAGGTACATAAAAAACTGGAGCAGTTAGTCACTGAAAATGCCAAGAATCATTATTATCAGCCATTGATGAGAATGACAATAGATTATGAAAAAAGATGGTACTACCCTTACTTCGATAGAAAATCTCAACAATCAGAAGAGGAGATATTAATTTTATCAAAATTAACAAAATTAATGATTAATAACAATTATCCTCCAGCATTTGAAAGAGCACTTGCATATATATCTATTTATTCTAAAGATTATTTAAAAAAAACAATTCAGCGTAGCAATCTATTAAGTAGTAGATACTTTTTATGTACTTACTCTTACCCTGAATTGAAAGAGCACACCAGAGAAGATATATTAAAGTCTGCAGCGTGTGCGATTGGGGATGATATGATTACAGAAAATGATAAGGATAGAAATTTATCTTTGTATGAATATAGCTTATATGAAAAAAAAATCTCCCCTTTAACAAAGGAAGAAGTCATATCAGCAAGAAAATCTGCGAGAGAATTAATAAAGAATAAACAGCCTATTATCTATATAGACGAGATGAACCCAAGGGTTGATATCCGATAA
- a CDS encoding SEL1-like repeat protein, which produces MNINKKLIYKTLLTIVGVIILAAGGLLAYLAIPSGFQSRQSEGPKVLTELLKMAEESQPFNPDPYISSTYRPGDPLYEPLLYIQRHRQGKAEELLKPLVEQGNADAMYWLAQITYDDSYYSSGPAAKLFQKSAELGNPYAALRLDSNNRECQMFMSGYCDQKWGKLGRKLLQERAEKGDKKAEYYLLQYDENSSEEVHKELEQLVTENAKNHYYQPLMRLFYDYYDGRYLTFFNRAPPPNEEQKKY; this is translated from the coding sequence ATGAATATCAATAAGAAACTGATTTACAAAACACTGCTGACCATCGTTGGTGTGATTATTTTAGCGGCCGGCGGACTGCTGGCCTATCTGGCGATCCCTTCCGGTTTTCAGTCCCGCCAATCGGAAGGCCCCAAGGTGTTGACGGAACTGTTGAAAATGGCTGAAGAAAGTCAGCCATTTAACCCCGACCCGTACATCTCCAGTACCTATCGTCCCGGAGATCCGCTGTATGAGCCCCTCCTATATATCCAAAGACATCGGCAGGGAAAAGCCGAAGAGCTGTTGAAACCCTTAGTCGAACAAGGCAATGCTGATGCGATGTATTGGTTGGCTCAAATCACCTATGACGATAGCTACTACTCCAGCGGCCCGGCGGCCAAGTTATTCCAGAAGTCAGCCGAGCTGGGGAATCCCTATGCCGCACTCCGTCTAGATAGCAACAACCGTGAATGCCAGATGTTTATGAGCGGTTACTGTGATCAAAAGTGGGGTAAACTCGGGCGAAAACTACTGCAAGAGCGAGCAGAGAAAGGTGATAAAAAAGCAGAATATTACCTGCTTCAGTATGATGAAAACAGCTCAGAAGAAGTGCATAAAGAGCTGGAACAACTAGTCACTGAAAATGCTAAGAACCATTATTATCAGCCCTTAATGAGATTGTTTTATGATTATTATGACGGTCGATATTTGACCTTCTTCAATAGAGCCCCCCCCCCAAATGAAGAACAAAAAAAATATTAG